AGGCCATTTTACAATACAATCGACCTTCGCAGGGTTTACTTTTAGTTGACCATTCCCTACGACATAGCCTAGGTACACTAAGGATGTCTTAGCAAACTCGCATTTAGACATCTTTACAAAAAGTTTttctttccttaatacatcaaggaTTTTTTTAACATGAATTACATGATCTTCGCAAGACTTGTTGAATacaagaatatcatctaggtagactatgacaaaatcatcaataaaaggacGAAAGACATCATTTGTGACTCTCATGAATGTAGCCGGTGCATTACAAAGCCCGAAGGGCATAACCAACCACTCGTAAAGTCCTTGTTTTGTCTTAAAAGTAGTTTTtcaaatatcattttctgcaatttgtatctgatgatatccactacgCAAGTCTAACTTAGTGAAATAAATTGCATGTTTCAACTGATcaagtaaatcatcaattctaggaagAGGGTACTTGTTCTTTACCGCTATCTTGTTCAAAGCTCTGTAGTCGATGCACATTCTCCAAGTCCCATCTTTCTTTGGAACCAACACAATAGGAGAACCGCAAGGAGATGTACTAGGATGAATAACTCCTCTCTCAACCAGCTCCTGAACCTGCtttttgatctcttcattttgCAAGACTGACAACCGGTACATGCTAATGTTTGGAAGTGGCACATCCTGCTGCAACTGGATCTCATGTTGTATCTCTCTCTTAGGAGGCAATCCTTTTGGTTCCTGAAACAAGTCATCATAAGCAGAAACAACTTTGACCATTTCAGCCTTATGTTTAGGATCACATCCTTTAAATGCCTCAGATGTTTCATCTTCTTTGGCTTTTACAAGCATTAACACAAAGTTCTTACTAGAATTGACCAACCTTTTCATTTGACCAGCATTAACTAGTGCAAGATTAGTCTTTTTCTTATGTGCCCGTACAATGTATTCAATCTTATCTTTAAAAAGATGATACTTGTTCTCCCCCCTATAGAATATAGCTTGTCGGTCATATAGATAAGGACTCCCAAGTACAAGGCCACAAATATCTAAAGGGACTACATCAGCTTCTACCTCATCTACAaagtttgcagtgatagcaaatcttATCTTACATTGTTTAGTTACTTGCAATTGTGAATCATTGCAAACCCATCCCAGAGGGTATGGTTTTGGATGAGGTATTGTAGTCAAGTTAAGCTTTCTAACAATTTCTTCAGATATCAAGTTAACTTGAGAACCCGTATCAAATAATGTATCAACTTTAGTATGTTTGATAACAACCcgaatataaaataatttattcctTTGCTTATCATTCTTAGGAGTAGAATCTTTACTTGTACTTGCACTTATATTAGAAGAACTTGTAGCTGATGAGAGGGACCTACCTTTTTCTTTACCATGGATTTCAGCAGCAACAATCTTTGTCTCATCGCCAGAGTCAGATCCAAGATCCTGTTGAACTatagcaacagtcttttgtttgtctttgtttccacCATATCTCTTTGGCCTCTTTTCAGGGTGCAGCTTCCAGCACCTAGAATCATCATGCCCTTCTTTCGTGCAATGTGAGcatgtgggtttttcaccctcttTCTTCACTGTAGCTATCTTTTTCCCCTTCCCTTTGTTTTGGGATTTATTCTCAGACTTAGATGGCTTCTTATCAGACTTATCAATAAAAGAACCCTTACCTCTTGACTCTAGGTGTGTGGCTTGAACACAGACTTCATCTAAGTTACTAGGATTCAAGACCAAAATTGAATGTCTCAGATAAGAGTGAAGACCACCTATGTACTTAAGCAACGTGTCCTGGGTATACAATGGAACATTTAATGCAATAGCCTTCTTTCTGAATTCATGGGTGTAATCCTGGACAGACTGACCTTTCCCTTGCCTAAAAAGTTGTCAGCTCATCATTAACTGTTGCATATGGCCTAGGGGATAGAATTGCTTCTTGAGAGCACTCACAAAGTCTAACCAAGTTAAATTGATTTTACCATGTTGTGAAGACCCATCTCAAATTCTACTCTCCCACCAGGTTAGAGCTGTACCTCCTAACTGAAGAGTAGCTAACTGGATCCTATCGGCATCATCTAAGAGGTTTTGGACTCTACAATAGACTTCAACCTGTTGAATCCAATCATCTAATTTTTCAGCATTTAATTCCCCACAATACTTTGGTAGAtcaaattttacatccaatttAATCTTAGGCTTATGTGAACTCTTGAAAAGAGAAGAAGACTCAGAATGAGTAGAAGAGGGAGAAGAcggggaagaaggagaagaaggagatggGGGTGTTTTTGGAGGCTCATGGTCACCTCTTGGTCTTTTCCCTTTGTTCTCACGAGCTGCACGTCTTCGCATCTTGTCCTCTCTCTCTTGTACTAAAACTTGTACAATGGTTTCCAAATTTTGAAGAGTCTTCTGAATACTCTTATCTTCGGAACCTTCTTCACCACCTTTTCCTTCCATCTGTGATGGTGGATTAGTTCTTCGTTTTCCGATCTTAGGATTATATTCTTCAAGCTTGCCTTCGCCTCGTTGAATCCTGGATCTTGTTAGCATTCAATTCTGCAATACTAGtcaaacaaagctctgataccaaacttgatctgattaggatcaatgacaattacagacaaatgcttaacaatattacaCAAGTTAATTCAAAGCTTTAATATGAGTGAATTaacataataatgcttaaatgaaaaaaagcataataaaggtaatgaactgaaagaaagagagtagaaagatagaagacaaaacacaattgaTAACGGAGTTTGTCCGCGGGTCGGACTACGTCTCCGGGTCCTGCTCCAATAGGGGGACCGATCTgattagctccaaaatcaattacaagtgttaTAAGATATTCCCTTCAAGCACAATGGCAACATTATTCTCCAATGTGCAGGAATAATCAACAAGCCTTCAAGTTCATAATCTCCTTCTCATCACCTGGATGTCTAAAAAAGGACTACTACcccccttttatacataaaataaGTCTAAAATAGACTAAAACCACCAACTCCCATAAATAACCCTTTACAACAAATGATTTCCCGTGCATATCCCCCTTACATTCTAATTTGGCACCATTAGTCATTAGTGGGTTTATTTAACCAATATCTCCTTTAAAATAGGGATTGGCGGGCTTCACGTTGTTTAAATGCAATATGGGCCGCTTATAATTCAAGTGCTATATATAGCACAACGGTTTCCATCCATTTTGGGAGACCGGTAGTCAAGGGTTCCACCCTCGTCGGCCTCCATTCTATCTTTGCACAGTTGGTTATACAGTAAAACCAACTTCTCTCTATAAAATAGTAAATGCGAATGAATGGTCTAGCAGTGAAAGCAGTGGGTTTGTTGAGAGAGGTTAATCATTTTCCTCCTGAGGCGCCATGTGTTTATTTCTGGAGTATTGGAGATAATTTATTTTATCCTCTGGATCAGGAGGGCACAATTTTTTTGCTAGCTCTTCACGCATGCACAACAATTGGATATCGTATACTCCGTAATTGATTTGGGCTCGACTGGGAATTTTTTTTGGGCTGAGATTATATCCTTTGAACCTGCGACTCATCTCCATATCTAAGTGGTGTGATTGTATGCTGCACGACCCAATCTACTTGATATTTTCATTATCTTGTGGTTTAGGTGGATCCAAGCGCATTTCCTTGTATTTGGTGCATTGTTGGGGATTATATCTTTGAAGCTTGTATTTTTGCTTTGATCTAACTTTATAATCTTACCAAGTCTTTGCATGCCTAAGAAATGCAATTTTCAGCACTTTATATCTAGTGATGCTCACTTGATATGGTGTAAGATCGTGTTCATGGTGGCTACTACTTAAGATGTTGTGGGTATTGCATAGACTACTTGCCACATTATCTCATAATGCCTTCTATTAGCCATAAAGGGCTTATTATTATTTTCCCTAGATCAAGCCTCTTGATGTCTCTTATAggctttttttgtgatttttgcatAACTTTTACAAATGGAggtcatttttttttttgcaatccaATCATCATCAGAAAACTCTTTTCATCAACTTCGTGGTGGTACAAGTATCAGTGGTTTTGTTGTTTGATGCTCTTTTTTTGGCTGTTGAAGTCATATCTTGGTTTTGTTAAATTTCATGTTGTTGATCTCTATTCATAATGTTAGAAGTGTGTCATTGGTGTAATCATGGGTTatgcaaaacatatttttgttATCACTTTGACTAAGGacaattatgagtcatgggcaaaaaGAATCGTCACACATTGTAGGTGGCTTAAACTCTTGCCTCATCTTTATGGGCTCATTCTTGAGCCAAAGGCCAATTTAAGGAAGCAATCAGTTTGGGGAATAGGAATGTTGATATCATAGGGTTGATTAATTGTAGCATCAGTCAAAGCTTCCTCCATGATATCTACCCCAACTTTAGAGGTATTCAGAGCCCACACATACTTTGGACCATTatttgatagatttttgaagatCCTGATGTTCTTCTTTTCCCAAATAATCTTGATTCAAATTACCTTCTTCCACTTGATGATGTTgacattatttcttttgatgatgGCACCTTGAGTAGTTTGAATATGAAGCAACACTTGAGAGTTATGATGATCCAAAGACTCCACTTGTAGGTCCTACTTCTCTAGTTGAGATCACACATTCATCTTTTGTTGGTGATTCATTGAACTTGTTACTAGTGATTCATCATAGCATGTACCTATTTGTTTTCTTGATTGAAGTTCCTATTTGCCAAATATTAGttcattgtttgtggagtctcacatttcaaatttgggagaCACATTTAAGGGTCTATCTCTCCTATTTGGCGATAGTTATGATATAACTATTGTCACTTCATGTTTATCTTTGGAGAATGTTTAAGACCAGTTTCCATCCATTCCTTGTTTGCCACTTTCTATTGTGATTGGGCATATATCTAATTGGTTTGTGACATATTCATCATCAAAGGACTTGGCAACGTATGAGCAGATTTTAAAGACATCATCATTCTACATTTAAATTTTCCTATCCAAAATTGGAAGCATTATTGCATTTGTGCTTGGTTTatcttcttcctaaggggagaaatgttgtttgtagacATTGGATTATGTTTTGTATTGAAACACTCAACCATTTATGTAGGACATTGTTCATTATGGGGAGCTATgtattcttcttctttccttcctaTAGGGGATTACTTGATTGTATATGTACATGATGTATGTAGTCTTTGGGGTTTATGATTGAGTCCTCCATGCATCATCTTGTTTTTTTTGTTTCTCCATTTTCTATATGAGTCCCACAATGTTTTCTGCTTGTGAGAGATTACATTACATTTTcattttacatgggtacctaacatggcctagtagtcaacACCCATCTTGCATATTGCATCTTTCTCATATTACATAATCCTCTTCATAAGTTGCACTtgaggggggtgttagagtaaacaAGGTTTTACTCATTTACATATGCTTAAGTTTACTTGGACAACCAATATAATTAGCTATTctcatatttaataatttttagtgCATTTAATATTTGATCATTGGATATCAATTATTGCTACCTACTAATATCTCTGCTATATAAGCAGGGTGTTTGTATATTATTTGCATCTCAATTAACTAATTCATTATCTGGTGAAATAGCTTTTGCTTCTCTTGCTTGTGACAGTTAGATTGCAAGTTGTGTTCCTAGTTCGTAGGTTGCTCTAACACTTACTATATTTGTATAGGGAACATGAATCATGTCTCACTGCTCAATTAGTGTCGGAAGGCATTATTAAACATGAACATTTGTTCCCATGAGAAGGAAAATATttgttattttataattttactcCATAAACCATTTCAATACAAATTTAACATAGTTTCTATGGTTGATACCAAGTTTTCTATTCATTTTAACTCTCTTGATAACCTTACTTAACATGAACTTAGTTTCCCCTAAATCCTTTAAATAAAATTGTATTGAAACTTGAGATTTTAAATCCTATATCATATATCCTTATTATTAATGAAGAACAAAATTTCATAAGTATATAACAATAAAATGATCATCATCTTCTTTGAAATAAATATAGAGACTTGACCAAGCTTTAACATATGTCAACTTCAATACATAAGTGTCAAACTTTTGCGACCATATCCAAAGCGACTACTTTAGACCATAAACATTGAACTTTCCaacttattaataaaatatttattactttcatatatatatatttttattgtgtcatgtatatctcctcttccaaatcaccataaaGAAGGATGTTTTAACATCCATCCATTAAACCTCGAGTTCAAACATAATAATAGTTAACAAAAATATGATggaaatcatttttttaataagaACTTGAAGATCTCACTAAAATTAATTTCCTATACCTAGAAATAACCCCTAGTCATTAACCTTACTTTGTACTTCTCAATTTTTCCCTTTTAACTATATTTCTTCTTGAAAACATATTTATAGCCAACAAGTTTCCTATCCCTAGTAAGCTCCACTAATTACCATGTCTTATTTTTATCCATTGTTTCCATCTCCTAGTCCATGGTCACTTTTAAGGTTTATTAATCATTGATTCCATTACCTCCTTCATTGTTGTATGCTTCTCTTGGTAACAGACAAAACAAAAATACATCTAAAATTAGTTTGGCTATACTtatcaagttacattattttttgagTGACCTCATAAAAATATTACTCTTCCTTATAATTGTCAAAATAAAACTCATTATCAATTCCATATTGCATCTAATTTTTTTAGGTGTAGTCTCCTTGTTCTATGGCTTTAGTTGCACCACCTCATTCTCAACTTTAGGTTATGAAGGTGTAGACAATTATTCAATATCCCTAAAAATTACATTTTATCGTACAATATATATTTCTAGTTTCaagatattatatattaattatatcaTTTCACATTATTATTCTAGCCATGGAAGATACACTCCTCTTCTTCAAAATTCAACTTGGCCTTTTTCTCTTTAGGAACATGCATATATGTCTCGTGAGTGAAAAATATGATATGTTCCAAAATAGGATTCTTTACCGGCCAATAAACCTATGTGGTTTTAtccataataataaaaataagaGACCAATATATCAAGCAATAAATCTTACTCACAATTTTTATCAAGAATTTTAGCTCCAAAATAACACCACTAAGCATACTTCCAACTCTCTCCATGAGATATCTATTCAATATTTTTATTATTCCAATATATAAGGAGTGTATGGAGTTGTACATTATACCTTAAAATTCCATTTTCCCTACAAAAGATATCAAACTGGACattaataaaattattcataaTTGTTTATCCTCAAAATATTGatctttctctttctttcattttgaacaagagccttaaactctttaaactTCATTGATAGACCTTTTATTTGTATTTGATGGAAAACACCCATGATCTATTAGAGAATTCATTAACAAAAGTTACACAAGATAGTGGTTTTCCTATAAATAATACATCCACGAGACCAAACACATTGCTATGGAAAAATCTAAAATGCTAACAAATATAGCTAAACTTTAAGAAAAATAAACTTGATTTTGTATCCTATAAGTATAATTATTAAGGAATAAAATTACAAGAATAATCAATTGGAAACTCCACTAAGTCCTTACATTTCAAGGCTCTAAGTCCTTCCCCACTAATATGTCCTATACACTCATGTCATAAATAGTTTTTTATACCATAAACATAGGATTTTGTTAATCATAAATCTTTAAATTGTTAtattccattatcattaaaatataaataaaaaatatatccaaactAAACTCATTTAGATAAGATAATTCCCTCACACACCATCTTGTATCCATCCTTTTTGAAAACCAcctatgcatcaacatcattcaaTTTACTTGTAGTTCTAACAAAGTTTTTTCGTCAAACCTAATATgtgtaaaatataataaaattagatTTGACATTACCTTGTAATTTCATGTTATGATATGGGATTGCTTTAGGTTCCATTTTCCTACCATATGCTATGGATCATTTTAGCTTATAATTTTCCCTTTCCTTCATTAGattaccaaatttctttaacacaTTTCAATTCTTCTTGTTGACATGAGATCACATGTTACATTTTAAGTGATATTTAAGAGAAAAGTGTGATTGTTGATATTTAAGCAATGCACTAGCATCCCAtgagtttttaaaatttatttattttcacctATCGATGTGTTGTCAATTACAATAACACACGTCTATCCAAAATATACCTCCTATATTCAAATCCAACCCCTCAACATATAAGTAAGCCTTATGAAAACctatctttttatttttcttccaaGATATACGACAACAATAAATATTTATCTTCTTTCCCTCTTAGCTAATCATACCTCCATTATTAAAGCTTGTTGAACCTACATGGTGACATATTTTTACATACATCACTATGTGCTCATTTATCTCTTCTATATCATACTTCTAgcattgttttgataagttattATTCTTTCTTGAATAATACTATAGCTTTTgttcaatattttcttttatatttctttTTGAAAAACATCTTGGTAATACTAGTGCCCTTTATCTAATCTCATGTACCCACAAGTTTATCAATCCTTGTAGACAAGATTTGATACTCATAGAtttactttgttcttttctttttacacctataGGCATATAAAATAAAAGCACATGTGATTCTAATCTCCATTTTCTATGTGACTTTTTGTGGACGTCAAATGAACAAACTACAAGTTTGATCGTTCTTGGTGATCCCCCAAGTAGTCTGAACCATTTTTCTTGTCCTAACTACATACATATTTGGAAGATTGCAACCGCATAAAGGTGCATTTATCTATCTTCtattgtcattttatttattttaattgtacTTATGTATCATTTAGTATCCTTTAGTGTGTTATTTTTGTTGTCCTTGTTTCCTACTAAGCAAGTAATTTAAAAAATCCAATACGAACTTTAGCTTTTGCAACGTTTCTTGATGCAACACAAGACTAAGATAACTACACGTATACAAGATGAAAACATATTATGCAAAAATCTATGCATTGTGATACCATCCAAGACAATGAGATATACCTTCTAGTTCTTGTTtgtttattttctattattttgattTCTATATCTAGTTTTTTTATTTTCGATacttatatttttataattttaaatatttattatatttcacACAATATCAGTCATTATTTTATGAATGTATTATAATTTTGAAGTGtcattaaaattataataaaaatatcaGATGAGATTTCAGTACTCCTATTTCTAACATGAGAAAGAATTTACCTTTCCCGATGGATTTAAGAGAAGAGCTATCCTTAATACACTCAATTGCCATCAAAGCTCCCATGCACTGGGAATCATTCCCTTTTGGGATCCACATTAGAGGAGGCAATAAAATTGATAACAAGTCATCCAAAGAAGACTCTTCATTCCAAACATCCAAACTTCTTGGATTGTCTTCATAGAATGTAAAAGAacatcaattttagcttaaatgcTTTCTCTCCACCTAGGATGCCTAAAATAGAAGATAGAATACCAAGAGACACATGTTGCCTCATCCAAGCATCCACTTGGAGGAGACCAAATGATTCTCATTTGTACACTTCCCATGCCATTAATTATCCCATTATAGGTATCCACATGtgggaaaaataatattaaataattagttTCACAATCCACCTTTACCACTGCCagtggaacccatcaccccttatgaatgtaatACAAATAATAATACGAATAAAAATTGTAAATTATTTTCTCAATAGACTctaagtgccttaggacacttCCAAGGATGTTGAAACCATGCAATATGACTTAGGATTTACAATGTAGATGGCAAATTAATCCTAACATAAGTTGCatggaataattaaataatttaaaataacaacaATCTAAATTGAGCACCTAAGTGAAATATTAAAGAAGAAATTACTTACAAATACATAAACCTCTTGAATCCACGAATTGAGGAGATGATATGTCTAAGAGGTAGGATTTAAACTTATATTCACTCCTAATCACGAGGGGAGTTGTATCACTCTAACTTGCATGATGTATGGAGTATGATTCAACCTATACATGAAACTAGACTACTGTGCTAatctaacaccccctcttaagtacaatgcgtgtgtgtgtgtgcgtgcgtgcgtgtgtgtgtgtgtgtgagagagagagagagagagagagagagagagagagagagagagagagagagagagagagagagagagagagagagagagagagagagagagagagatttgttgTAATGTGTGCTTTGTGATCCATTTTTAGTTTTCACTATTGATATGTAACTTTTAAGTGCTATGATATTTATCGACCACTAATGTTTTCTTTGTTTTAGTTTAATCTTGCACTTGTAATTTTGATATCTATACttatattttttattctatttCTACTATTTTGAGCTGACTTGACAACCTCAAGCTTTGCAATGTGGATCTTAAAAATCAAGTTCACCATTGATATCTAAAAATTGTGGTACTAAAATGCACCATTGGAACTTGTTTCACTATGGAAGGGAAGTTGATTGACTTTCCACCTTGCATATTACTCAATCGTCTTGATCAATTTAATGATAAAAACAAGAAATTTGTCAATTTAATTATGTTTGATAACTTTAGCATCAAAATTTTGGGTCACACTTTATGGTCCATCATTCTACTCCTCTAGCTCTCTACTATCccaatgatggatcacagagtgtgaccTGAAACTTTGATGCTAAAGAAATTAGACACAGTTTTAAACCCATAAACTATTCATACCTATTATTATGGACTATGGGAATTCAAAGTCTTTAATCAATTTAATGATCTAAAACAAGATGGAAGGCATACCAAATAGAATTGCAAATGTCAGTCTATCAAATTATGATTTGTAGATGGTGATGCCATGCTCTTGTAATGTTGTGATCTAAAACAAGATGGAAGACATACCAAATAGAAATGCAAATGTCTTATTCTATCATTGTGATTTGCAGATGGTGATTCCACGCTCTTGTAATGTTATGTGAATGATAGTTCTATGAGATAATGTGCGAGGATGCCTAATATGAACCAAGGCTTTGTCCTTTTGTACAACATCATATCATGCATATTTAAGTATTATGTGGTTGGTCAACATACAACAACTAGTTGAGTTAGCTTGAGGATGTGATTGATTTTAAATTTAGGAAAAAGAGATTAATCCAACACATAGGATTTTGAGCCAAATTTAAAACTAtagttgcatttaaataaaaaataataaatttgggAACTACATCCAAATTCTAATAAAACAaagtttcaaaatcaaatttgacaTACATTCGATGACTACTGTTATCCAAAATATCCTATTAATTTTTAAACTAGCAATCACACCTTGATATGTGATGGGTACATTGAAGAGGTGCagaaggtcaattaggaaaaaaaaatGATCTATTTTTGCATACATATGTGgattacatgaggtcaattggcaATCCATTTATCAAATGATTTTGTTTGTtgtgaggtagagagagggagagatatagggactgtaaagagaaatggagagataatgagatatagatagagggagagatggaagaaaaaatgtgtagagatagagatagagatgcaaTAAGATATATATATGGAGGTTTAGGAAGAGGGaagagggaagagggagagagagggggagacatGTCTATAGATAGAGGTAGTGATGAAGATAGAATGAGAAAAGCAAAAGAATACAAacatatagagatagagagagggagatggagagataaagatagagaggtagggaggcagagagggagagataaagtgaggtatagatggtgagatagagtgatagaaagatagagacatacaaagatatagagagagggggagagggagagagagaagtaaAGACATAAAAATAGAGATGAAGAGGGGGAAATAAACaaggggagatatagagatatagtgatggttaggagagagagagagagagagagagagagagagagagagagagagagagagagagagagagagagagagagagagagagagagagagagagatgtatttaagatatttatacTAGTCATATTTAACAAACATATCCTATTTTACATTGAattgtatatttattttaaataaactattaATAATAACACCTAATTCATTACACAAGTGATTATGATTTTAAATTTAAACCCattcaaatgataaaattaaataatgtgtaaataataaaccctaaaattttaaaacattaaaCTTAAAAAGAATTCCTATCTTGGATTTgtatcatggtcaattgaaaaaaaaaatcttatatgtTGGAGACAAAATATTT
This genomic stretch from Cryptomeria japonica chromosome 8, Sugi_1.0, whole genome shotgun sequence harbors:
- the LOC131857613 gene encoding uncharacterized protein LOC131857613, with product MLTRSRIQRGEGKLEEYNPKIGKRRTNPPSQMEGKGGEEGSEDKSIQKTLQNLETIVQVLVQEREDKMRRRAARENKGKRPRGDHEPPKTPPSPSSPSSPSSPSSTHSESSSLFKSSHKPKIKLDVKFDLPKYCGELNAEKLDDWIQQVEVYCRVQNLLDDADRIQLATLQLGGTALTWQGKGQSVQDYTHEFRKKAIALNVPLYTQDTLLKYIGGLHSYLRHSILVLNPSNLDEVCVQATHLESRGKGSFIDKSDKKPSKSENKSQNKGKGKKIATVKKEGEKPTCSHCTKEGHDDSRCWKLHPEKRPKRYGGNKDKQKTVAIVQQDLGSDSGDETKIVAAEIHGKEKGRSLSSATSSSNISASTSKDSTPKNDKQRNKLFYIRVVIKHTKVDTLFDTGSQVNLISEEIVRKLNLTTIPHPKPYPLGWVCNDSQLQVTKQCKIRFAITANFVDEVEADVVPLDICGLVLGSPYLYDRQAIFYRGENKYHLFKDKIEYIVRAHKKKTNLALVNAGQMKRLVNSSKNFVLMLVKAKEDETSEAFKGCDPKHKAEMVKVVSAYDDLFQEPKGLPPKREIQHEIQLQQDVPLPNISMYRLSVLQNEEIKKQVQELVERGVIHPSTSPCGSPIVLVPKKDGTWRMCIDYRALNKIAVKNKYPLPRIDDLLDQLKHAIYFTKLDLRSGYHQIQIAENDI